DNA sequence from the Nitrospiria bacterium genome:
CCGGCCGGAGGTCCTCACGTTTGAAGAGATCCGGCGTCTTGTCCGGATCCTGTGCCGCCTGGGTATCACTCAGGTTCGGATCACGGGCGGGGAGCCGCTGGTCCGTCGCGACCTGCCCGTCCTGATCGGGATGCTTTCCGAGGATGGAGAGATCGGGGGACGCACGGATCTGTCCCTGACGACCAACGCCTCGCGCCTGGCTCCCCTGGCCGGGGATCTGAGAGCCGCCGGCCTGAACCGGATCAATATCAGCCTCGATTCGCTGAGTCCCGACCGCTTTCATCGGATCACGCGCGGCGGACGATTATCGGAGGTTCTGGCCGGAATCGACCGGGCCCTCGAGGTCGGGCTGGCGCCGGTCAGACTCAACACCGTCGTCCTTCGCGGGATCAACGACGACGAGCTTCCGGATCTGGTCGAGTTCGCCGTCTCCAAGGGGGTGACGCAACGCTTCCTGGAGGTCATGCCGCTGGGCTCGGTCGGAATCGAAAACCGCGATCGCTTCGTTTCGGCCGCGGAAATTCGCCGGATCATCGAGCGACGCCATCCGCTGGTTCCCCTTCCTTTTCAAGACGGCTCCACGGCACGGGATTTCCAGGTTGCCGGCACGACGGCCCGGATCGGGATCGTCAGCCCGGTGAGCGAGCGGTTCTGTTCCACCTGCAACCGCCTGAGGCTTTCGGCCCGCGGCCGTCTGCAACTCTGCCTGGCCTATGAGGACGGGGTGGATCTGAAGGGCCCGATGCGGCTTGGTTGGAGCGACGAGGAGCTTTCCGATCTCCTTCTCGAGACGGCCTACCGGAAACCGGCCGGGAATCATTTTGCGGAAGATCCCGATCCGGTTTATCAAATCGCGATGTCCGGCATCGGAGGGTAATCCATCGGAGAATTTCTGGCCTGGGGCCTTGTCATCTGGCTTCACCTCCTCGCGGCGATCATCTGGATCGGGGGGATGCTCTTTATCAGCCTGATCCTGGCCCCCGCGCTCCGAAGGTTTCCCCAGGACACGCGCCTGGAACTGCTCCGGAAGGTTGGAACGGCCACGAAGGCTGTGGGCTGGATCGCCGTTCTGGTTTTGCTGTCTACCGGGTTCCTCAATATCATCCATCTCCAGATTCAATGGAATACCTTCATCGGCCGCCTGCTCATGATCAAGCTGACGCTGGTCGCGGTCATGATCATCCTGAGCGCACTCCACGATTTTATCCTGGGTCCTCTGCTTGTGGCCCGGCAGGGGAACCCGACGCCGCAACAACCCTCCATCCCTCGCCTTCATCGCCTGGTCCCCTGGCTTGCCCGGACCAATCTCCTACTCGCTTTGGGGGTGATCTATCTGGCCGTCCTGATCGCAAGGAGTTGAAGGACGGCCGGATGAGACCATCCGAACAAATGGGGCTGGTATTGTAGGTCTTTTTGTTCATGGCCCATTTTATAGTGGCTTGATTTTGGCCGATCACGTTGATATGATCCCCTTTATCCCGATGACAGGTTTGGTTTTTCCGGGGCCATTTCTTGACAAGGAACATATCTCTGCTATCTTTTCATATAACAAGACAGTCCTATGTCGGATCATGAAAACATCGGTTCACAGAAAACACGGGAGGCTTCAATGCGGGGTATCCTTATAGGGTTATTGGCCGGTCTCATCTTCCTGCTCACGATACCGCTGACGGCCAAACAGGCCCTCGCGATCCCGGCCTTCGCGCGGAAGTATAACCTTCCCTGCAGCGTCTGCCATGTGCCGGCGTTTCCAAAGTTGAACGACTTCGGGAATCAGTTCCGGGATCATGGATACCAGCTCGGGGGCGACACGGACCTCCCGACCAACGACGCGCTGACGAACGGCTACTGGCCGGTCTCGTTTCGAACGACCGTAGGATACCAGGCCGCAAGTCTCACCAAGGTCCCAAATGGAACCGGCGGCACCACGTCCATATCGAGCGGTGATTTCGGGTTCACCGGCCTGGATATCCTGGCCTTCGGTACACTGGCAAGGGATATCAGTTTCGGCGTTGTCCTTACCCCGGGTCTCGGGAGCGCGGGATTCGGTTCGGGCAACAGCCTGGAAGACAGCGACCTCGAGGCGGCCTTCCTCCGGGTGGATAATGTTATCGCGAGCGATTACCTGGTAAACCTGAGGGTCGGCAAATATGAGTTGGACCTTCCGTTCAGCGAAAAGCGTAGCCCGACGATCAATACCCCGTTCGTGATGTACCATTATCAGGCCGGACATCCCTACACGACGGCGTTGGGCGATGGATTAAGTCCGCAGGGATATTCAAACCCCAACGATTTTGGGATCGGAGATAATCATCCGGGGCTGGAGCTGGCGGGGATCAAGGCCACTCCAGGCGACGGGTTTTTCCGGTATTCATTGAACGCACTTTCAAACAGCGACGTCAACGTTGACGGAACAGGAGGGGGCCATAAAATCAATTTCTACGGACATGTCACCCAATCGATCGGCGGCTACGGGATTGTCACGGGTCAACGGGTCGGACTGTTCGGCGCCTACGGCGACGCTCCCACTGTGCCGAACTCGGCCTGCACATCGCCGTCGGGGACCGATTGCGGAGCGATCGCGAAAGACGGCGAGCCGTTTTATCGCGCGGGCGTGGACCTCAGCTTGACCGCGATGAATCAATTGAACATCTTCGGGGCCTACATGAAGGCGAAGGACAACTCACACCTGTTTTCATCACAGCCAATTCCAATCCCAGGAGCCCGGGATGCGGAATGGAATGGAGCTTTTGTGGAGGTGGATTACTCCCCGACGCAGCTTGCGAAATGGCTGTTCAGCTACCGCTACGACATGGTACAAAATACCAAACAAGCCGACCCTACGGTTTCGAAGAGCTTCAACGACGTGAGTTCCCATACCCTCTTGGCGCGGTATAACTTCAATATCACGAACCGGGTCGACACGACCTTGCATCTCGAATACAACATGTTCACGACGAAGAAGACCAGCCCGGAGGGCGGGGATCAGACCGGGCAGACTACCTTGGTCGCCTTCGACTTTGCGTTTTAGTTTAGTGGGATAAGAACGAAGAGGACCCGGCCCCGTAAAATCGTCTTGCGGGGCCGGATGTTTTACCGGGATTTCGGTCCTTTTCCGCGACCCGTCAGAAGCCAGTCCACCGTGACCTTCCCGTAGTTGGCGATCCGAACCAACAATTCCGGATTGGGAATCCGGCCGTGTTCGTAGCGGCTGACGTAGTTTTGCTTTCGCACCCCGATCATCTTGGCGAAATCGGTTTGATTGACTTTCCCGCGAATCGAACGGATCCGCTGCCCCACGTGCGATTTGGATACCCGCTTCATTTCAAAACTCCCTTCCGGTTAGAGGTTGTGATCCCTTTATAGGATGAAATGAGAAAGTTTAATATGGAGTATACCGTTGTATCGTTGTCAAAGTCAAGGCTATTTAGGAAGACCGCTCTCACGGAGGGGATGACGCTCTCCGAGCGGATTCCCGCGAAGGAATTCGAGCGCCCGTTCCATGTCGGCCGGGATCGGCGCGGAAAACTCGACGCGTTCACCGCTTTCGGGATGAACAAACCCCAGCCGTTCGGCATGGAGCATCTGCCGGGCCGCGGGGACCGAATCGATAACCGCGGATCGTCCGCCGTAGACCTTGTCGCCCAGAATCGGATGGCCCAGCGACGAAAAATGGACGCGGATCTGATGGGTGCGCCCGGTCTGGGGACGGACTTCGACCCGCGTGGCGGCTCCGAGCCGTTCGAGGACCCGATACGCCGTCCGGGCCTCCCGGGGCCGGGACGTCCGGTGGGAGATTTTCTTCCGCTCCCACCGATCCCGGCCGATGGCCAGATCGATCGTCCCGCCGCCCTTGGGCAGGCGGCCCACGACGATGGCCTGGTACTGCCGTTCGATGGAATGGCTCTTGAACTGCTGGGAAAGCGATCGGTGGGCGGCATCCGTCTTGGCCACCACGATCACGCCGGAGCTGTCCTTGTCGAGCCGATGGACCAGGCCCGGCCGCTCGCGGCCGCCGATCCCGGAGAGGTCTTTGCAATGGGCCAGAAGGGCGTGGACCAGGGTCCCCGTGTAATGTCCCGGCGCGGGATGCATCACCAGGCCGGCCGGCTTATTGACGACCAGGAGACTGGCGTCTTCGTAGAGCACCTCCAGAGGAATCGGCTCGGGCGTCAGCTCCAGGGGGACCGGGGTCGGAATGCGGCAGACGATCCGGTCGCCGGGACGGACCTTGTAATTCGGTTTCACGATCCGGTCGTTGACCCGAACCTCGCCCGCCTTGATCAGACGCTGGAGAAACGTGCGCGAGGGATGCACCTGCTGGCGGATCAGATAGTGGTCCAGACGTTCGGAGGCGTACTTGGGAGTGATGGTGAACTCGCGGGAAACGATTTGTTTTTCCGGCTTCATGGTCCGGCTCATCATTCCGGCGACGCGTATCGGCAAAAATATACGGGTCGGAGCTCGTCTCCGCGGGGAGGCAGACTCCGCGCTGTGTGGATCATGGACCTCATCGCATCGATGAACGGCCGCCCTCAGGCATGAAGGGAGGGAGTGCGGATGAAATACCAGAGCATCAATGCGACGCCGACGCTGATGCAGGAATCGGCCACGTTGAAGGCCGGCCAATGGTAGGCGCCGATATAAAAATCCAGAAAGTCGACCACCTCGCCGAAGCGCACCCGATCCACCAGATTTCCCAGGGCCCCGCCCATCACCAACGCGATGGACAGGCGGCCCAGGAAGGCCTCCTTCGGAGTATTCACGAAGAGCGTCCACAAAAAAAAGATGGCGACGACCGAGATCGTCGCGAAGAAGACCATCCTCAGGCCGTTGCCGTGCTCGGCGAAGAGACCGAAGGCCGCCCCGGGGTTTCGGATGTAGGTGAGACTGAACAGCCGGTCGACGATCGGGATGGATTCATGCAGCCTCATCGTCCGCTGGATCACGCTTTTCGTGATTTGGTCGGCGACAAAAACCGTCCCCGCCACCCCGGCCAGGAAGAGAAAACGGCGCGGGTCTTCCAGGACCGTCTTGAAGGCGGCCTTGAGCCTCATTTCAGCCGACAGCCTCCGCGCAGCGGGCGCAGAGGGAAGGGTGACGGGAATTTTTTCCGACGGTGTCGCGGTAATACCAGCATCGGCCGCACTTGGGGTCGTCGGAGCGCGACACGCTTACCCCAAAGGACGGCAGGACGCCGCTGACGAAGCCCATTTCGTTCGGGTTCCCGCTTTCGAACGATTTCAGCTCCGTCTTGGACACGATAAAGACGGCGCCCAGAAGCGGTTCGTGTTTCAATAAAAAGTCATGCAATTCCCCCGAGGCCCACAGCCGGACCTTCGCATCCTGGGAGGCTCCGATCGCCTTCTCGTTTCGCTTCGCTTCCAGCGCCTTGGCCACCTCCTCCCGGATGCTCAGTAGCTTCTCCCATCGGGCTTCCAGCGACGGGTCGACGGCGGCCTCCTTCACCGTCGGAAAGAGGCCGAGATGGACGCTGTCTTCGTCCCGAAACCCCCGGGGAATCTGGCCCCAGATCTCCTCCGCCGTGAAGGAAAGGATCGGGGCCATGAGCCGGGTCAATACCGTAAGGGTCTCGAACAGAACCCCCTGCGCCGCCCGGCGGGAGATCGATGCGGCCGGATCGGAATAGAGGCGGTCTTTCAAAATGTCCAGGTAAATGGCGCTCAGGTCCACGGCGCAGAAATTGTTCAGCGCATGGAACACCGTGTGGAATTCGAACTGCGCGTAGCCCTGTCGCACGCGGCGGATCAGCCCCTGAAGCCGGTGCAGCGCCCATCGGTCGATCTCGTGCAACTGTTCATCCGGGACCGAGTCCCGTTTCGGGTCGAAGTCGTACAGGTTGCCGAGAAGAAAGCGGCAGGTGTTCCGGATCTTCCGATAGGCCTCGATCTGGTGCGACAGAATCTCCTGCGAGATCCGGACGTCTTCGCGAAAATCGGTCGCGGCGATCCAGAGCCGAAGTATCTCGGCGCCGTTCTTTTCAATGACTTCCTGGGGAGCGACCACGTTTCCGGCCGATTTGGACATCTTCTTGCCGGAGCCGTCGACGACGAAGCCGTGGGTCAGCACGGCCTTGTAAGGCGGCCGGCCCTCCGTCAGCAACGACGTGAGGAGGGCGCTGTGAAACCAGCCGCGATGCTGGTCCGAGCCTTCGAGATAAAGATCCGCCGGCCAGGTCAGCTCCGGTCGCCTCCGGAGCACGGCCGCGTGGCTGACGCCCGATTCGAACCATACGTCCAGTATGTCGTTCTCTTTTGAAAACCGGCCCCCCTCGCATTTCGGACAAACCGTTCCCTTGGGCAGGAGATCGTCCGCCGATTTGGTGAACCAGATGTCGCTTCCGCCCTCGCGTTCCATCCGGTCCGCGACATGGTTCACGACCTCGGGCGTGAAGAGAAGCGCTTTGCAGTCGGCGCAGGCGAAGGCGACGATTGGAACCCCCCAGGCCCGCTGACGGGAAATGCACCAGTC
Encoded proteins:
- the moaA gene encoding GTP 3',8-cyclase MoaA, producing the protein RPEVLTFEEIRRLVRILCRLGITQVRITGGEPLVRRDLPVLIGMLSEDGEIGGRTDLSLTTNASRLAPLAGDLRAAGLNRINISLDSLSPDRFHRITRGGRLSEVLAGIDRALEVGLAPVRLNTVVLRGINDDELPDLVEFAVSKGVTQRFLEVMPLGSVGIENRDRFVSAAEIRRIIERRHPLVPLPFQDGSTARDFQVAGTTARIGIVSPVSERFCSTCNRLRLSARGRLQLCLAYEDGVDLKGPMRLGWSDEELSDLLLETAYRKPAGNHFAEDPDPVYQIAMSGIGG
- a CDS encoding CopD family protein, with the protein product MWIGGMLFISLILAPALRRFPQDTRLELLRKVGTATKAVGWIAVLVLLSTGFLNIIHLQIQWNTFIGRLLMIKLTLVAVMIILSALHDFILGPLLVARQGNPTPQQPSIPRLHRLVPWLARTNLLLALGVIYLAVLIARS
- a CDS encoding helix-turn-helix transcriptional regulator — protein: MKRVSKSHVGQRIRSIRGKVNQTDFAKMIGVRKQNYVSRYEHGRIPNPELLVRIANYGKVTVDWLLTGRGKGPKSR
- a CDS encoding RluA family pseudouridine synthase yields the protein MKPEKQIVSREFTITPKYASERLDHYLIRQQVHPSRTFLQRLIKAGEVRVNDRIVKPNYKVRPGDRIVCRIPTPVPLELTPEPIPLEVLYEDASLLVVNKPAGLVMHPAPGHYTGTLVHALLAHCKDLSGIGGRERPGLVHRLDKDSSGVIVVAKTDAAHRSLSQQFKSHSIERQYQAIVVGRLPKGGGTIDLAIGRDRWERKKISHRTSRPREARTAYRVLERLGAATRVEVRPQTGRTHQIRVHFSSLGHPILGDKVYGGRSAVIDSVPAARQMLHAERLGFVHPESGERVEFSAPIPADMERALEFLRGNPLGERHPLRESGLPK
- the lspA gene encoding signal peptidase II — translated: MRLKAAFKTVLEDPRRFLFLAGVAGTVFVADQITKSVIQRTMRLHESIPIVDRLFSLTYIRNPGAAFGLFAEHGNGLRMVFFATISVVAIFFLWTLFVNTPKEAFLGRLSIALVMGGALGNLVDRVRFGEVVDFLDFYIGAYHWPAFNVADSCISVGVALMLWYFIRTPSLHA
- the ileS gene encoding isoleucine--tRNA ligase; the protein is MDYKATLNLPKTDFPMKAALSQKEPQLLAQWDRDGLYERLQRRNQNRPRYILHDGPPYANGRIHIGHALNKILKDFVVKSKAMEGFSTPYVPGWDCHGLPIEHQVLKDLGPKKQGMSQTEIRKLCRDYADRFIRIQREEFKRLGVLGDWEHPYLTMDPAYEAAIVREFGKVVKTGSVYRAKKPVLWCPNDETALAEAEVEYEDHTSPSIYVKFPVMNPEGRFPVDSKGTSVVIWTTTPWTLVANRAICLHPRFMYRLVKTPAGELILAQDLIEACMKTFGFNPGDYKIKEGAYAGRELVEDRPVLCRHPWLDLTVPLILGEHVTKDQGTGCVHTAPGHGQEDYEVGQRYGLEVYAPVDAHGRFTQEAGPFAGQKVFEANKAIITLLKDRGMLLREEAISHSYPHCWRCKKPVIFRATEQWFISMETKDLRRNALKAIDDDVTWIPKWGRDRIFGMIENRPDWCISRQRAWGVPIVAFACADCKALLFTPEVVNHVADRMEREGGSDIWFTKSADDLLPKGTVCPKCEGGRFSKENDILDVWFESGVSHAAVLRRRPELTWPADLYLEGSDQHRGWFHSALLTSLLTEGRPPYKAVLTHGFVVDGSGKKMSKSAGNVVAPQEVIEKNGAEILRLWIAATDFREDVRISQEILSHQIEAYRKIRNTCRFLLGNLYDFDPKRDSVPDEQLHEIDRWALHRLQGLIRRVRQGYAQFEFHTVFHALNNFCAVDLSAIYLDILKDRLYSDPAASISRRAAQGVLFETLTVLTRLMAPILSFTAEEIWGQIPRGFRDEDSVHLGLFPTVKEAAVDPSLEARWEKLLSIREEVAKALEAKRNEKAIGASQDAKVRLWASGELHDFLLKHEPLLGAVFIVSKTELKSFESGNPNEMGFVSGVLPSFGVSVSRSDDPKCGRCWYYRDTVGKNSRHPSLCARCAEAVG